AGAAGCTCTTGCCGCAGTCCTCACAGCGGTAGGGCTTCTCGCCCATGTGGATGCGCCGGTGCCGGTCCAGGTGGGAGCTCCAGGCGAAGCTCTTGCCGCAGTCACTGCACTGGTAGGGCTTGCCGGCTGCATGGCTCCGCTGGTGCTGCAGCAGAGAGGCACTCAGCCCGAAGCTCTTACCGCACTGCTCGCACTTGTAGGGCTTGTCGCCCGCATGGGAACGCCGGTGCTTGGCCAACGTGGCGCTCTTGTTGAAGCCCTTGCCACATTCAGGGCACTGGTAGGGTTTTTCGGCAGCGGCAGCTCCTCCTGCTCCACGCTGGGGCTTGGTGCCGTTGGAGCCGACGCAGCGACCGCAATCAGTGCACTTGCAGGCCTTCTCCCCACCCAGGTGGGTGCGACGGTGGCGGTCCAAGTGGGAGCTCCaactgaagctcttcccacactcgGGGCAGGTGTAGGGCTTCTCGCCGGTGTGGATGCGCCGGTGGCGCTCCAGGTGTGAGTTCCAGTTGAAGCCCTTGCCGCACTCGTCGCACTTGTAAGgcttctcctccaggtgcagcttcTGGTGCTTGACCAGGCTGGTGCTGGCACTGAAGCTTTTGCCGCAGACGTTGCACTGGCAGGGCTTGACGCCACCAGTGTGGACCCGCTGGTGCTGGATGAAGGCTGAGCCCACGCTGAAGCTCTTGCCGCAGTCGGCGCACTTGTAGGGCTTCTCACTGGCGTGGCGGCGCTGGTGGGTGATGAGGGTGGAGCTGAGCCGGAAGCACTTGCCACACTCGTTGCACTTGTAGGGCTTCTCGGCACTGCGCAACCGCGGGCGCTTGTTGAAGCCCGAGCCGAAGCCCAGGCTCTTGCCGCAGTCATGGCACCGGCTGTGCCCCAGCAGGCTCCTCTGGTGGAACTTCTTGAAGCCACGGTGAGCGGATTTTCCCTGCCTCTTGCCTGAAGGTTTCCTTGGCTGCCCTTCCACCTTCTGCGGGCCCTCGCCAGCCTTCCCCACATCAGCGCTCTGGGGAGCACTCCCCTTCGACTTGCCCGGCATCGTCCCCTGGGTGTCCACCTTCTCAAGGCCTCCCTGCTGAGcatcctcctcctcattctcactcaccatcccatCATCTGCTGGAACAACGAGAGAATCCAGTAACTCCCTGGGTCTAGGAAAGGAAACTTTGGAGAAGGGAATTGGAGAGGGTCTGTCACATATTCAAATACCCATCAACACAACGGAACAGATCAGGAGCCGGCTCTGCCAGACTGCTCCCGttgccccctcccatcccctgagaccctccctcccccgcagctcccacccACTGCTTCCCCTCACCTAGCCACCCGCCTCATGACCCGTAATGTCCATTGCAGCAGCCTTTgagaaacagggccagattctcatagCTTTACTGAGTAGCACCTTATGCTGCGAACAGTCCCATTaacatttatgaatctatgaagtcaAGACCAGAATG
This genomic interval from Caretta caretta isolate rCarCar2 chromosome 14, rCarCar1.hap1, whole genome shotgun sequence contains the following:
- the LOC125621757 gene encoding uncharacterized protein LOC125621757 isoform X5; protein product: MQENYENVISLDDGMVSENEEEDAQQGGLEKVDTQGTMPGKSKGSAPQSADVGKAGEGPQKVEGQPRKPSGKRQGKSAHRGFKKFHQRSLLGHSRCHDCGKSLGFGSGFNKRPRLRSAEKPYKCNECGKCFRLSSTLITHQRRHASEKPYKCADCGKSFSVGSAFIQHQRVHTGGVKPCQCNVCGKSFSASTSLVKHQKLHLEEKPYKCDECGKGFNWNSHLERHRRIHTGEKPYTCPECGKSFSWSSHLDRHRRTHLGGEKACKCTDCGRCVGSNGTKPQRGAGGAAAAEKPYQCPECGKGFNKSATLAKHRRSHAGDKPYKCEQCGKSFGLSASLLQHQRSHAAGKPYQCSDCGKSFAWSSHLDRHRRIHMGEKPYRCEDCGKSFSQSSHLERHQRVHLGSEQPCQCTDCGKSFLASAKRRRVLSGERPCKCTDCGKSFLWGSRARPAPVAERTHKCTECGKSFTYRAENVKHQGTQTGEKPYTCPECGKSFGQNSALVKHRRMHTGEKPYKCGDCGKSFSVRSNLIKHQRTHLGEKPYKCPDCGKGFIQKSDLTKHRRMHTGEKPYKCNVCGKCFSVSSNLIKHQRIHLGEKPYQCSECGKSFIQRSELTIHQRVHTGEKPYKCPECGKCFSRSSHLNRHQRTHAGDKPSLLSASKNSVAAAASNPLQASSAFSSASFSSPLGTSSTPLPALPSFPSSPSPISIPALSNNPLDLPWALSFPSRAFPHPSFPSPAPSGAPAPSLIN
- the LOC125621757 gene encoding uncharacterized protein LOC125621757 isoform X4, with the protein product MQENYENVISLADDGMVSENEEEDAQQGGLEKVDTQGTMPGKSKGSAPQSADVGKAGEGPQKVEGQPRKPSGKRQGKSAHRGFKKFHQRSLLGHSRCHDCGKSLGFGSGFNKRPRLRSAEKPYKCNECGKCFRLSSTLITHQRRHASEKPYKCADCGKSFSVGSAFIQHQRVHTGGVKPCQCNVCGKSFSASTSLVKHQKLHLEEKPYKCDECGKGFNWNSHLERHRRIHTGEKPYTCPECGKSFSWSSHLDRHRRTHLGGEKACKCTDCGRCVGSNGTKPQRGAGGAAAAEKPYQCPECGKGFNKSATLAKHRRSHAGDKPYKCEQCGKSFGLSASLLQHQRSHAAGKPYQCSDCGKSFAWSSHLDRHRRIHMGEKPYRCEDCGKSFSQSSHLERHQRVHLGSEQPCQCTDCGKSFLASAKRRRVLSGERPCKCTDCGKSFLWGSRARPAPVAERTHKCTECGKSFTYRAENVKHQGTQTGEKPYTCPECGKSFGQNSALVKHRRMHTGEKPYKCGDCGKSFSVRSNLIKHQRTHLGEKPYKCPDCGKGFIQKSDLTKHRRMHTGEKPYKCNVCGKCFSVSSNLIKHQRIHLGEKPYQCSECGKSFIQRSELTIHQRVHTGEKPYKCPECGKCFSRSSHLNRHQRTHAGDKPSLLSASKNSVAAAASNPLQASSAFSSASFSSPLGTSSTPLPALPSFPSSPSPISIPALSNNPLDLPWALSFPSRAFPHPSFPSPAPSGAPAPSLIN